The Pseudomonas sp. R4-35-07 genome contains a region encoding:
- a CDS encoding APC family permease yields MPVSSLTQGAPSKPSLRRAVTGPMLFLFILGDVLGAGVYALAGTIAGEVGGAIWVPLLVALFFAMLTAGSYAELVTKYPHAGAASVFAERAFKSPLISFLVGFSMLAAAVTSAAGLSLAFAGDYLAAFIEVSPHLAALIFLAVIALLNARGIKESLGANMVMTCVELSGLLLVVVAAAWCIQSGEANLGRALEFKAGVNPMLAVLGAALLAFYSFVGFETSANLAEEIRGVRKVYPRALFAALVTAGVVYMAVGVAASVVLPMDKLTATSAPLLEVVRASGLSIPPQLFAFIALVAVANGALLTMVMASRLAYGMARMGLLPEPLSHVLPKRRTPWVAIIASTLVAIALTLTGTLAALAETVVLLLLFVFLSTNLAVLVLRRDTITEQHFRVPTWVPVLAIVSCLILLSQQSLDTWLRGGALMLLGMALYACNRLATPAVGPG; encoded by the coding sequence ATGCCCGTATCCAGCCTGACCCAAGGCGCACCCTCCAAACCGTCCTTGCGCCGCGCCGTGACGGGGCCGATGTTGTTTCTGTTCATCCTCGGCGATGTGCTCGGCGCCGGTGTGTATGCACTGGCCGGCACCATCGCCGGCGAGGTGGGTGGGGCGATCTGGGTGCCGTTGCTGGTGGCGTTGTTTTTTGCCATGCTCACGGCAGGCTCGTACGCGGAACTGGTGACCAAGTACCCCCATGCTGGCGCCGCTTCGGTGTTCGCCGAGAGGGCATTCAAGTCACCGCTGATTTCATTCCTGGTCGGCTTCAGCATGCTTGCGGCCGCCGTCACCAGCGCAGCGGGGCTGTCCCTGGCGTTTGCCGGCGACTACCTGGCGGCGTTCATCGAGGTGTCACCGCACCTGGCCGCGCTGATATTCCTGGCAGTGATAGCGCTTCTGAATGCGCGCGGTATCAAGGAGTCGCTGGGCGCCAACATGGTCATGACCTGCGTCGAACTGTCCGGGCTGCTGTTGGTGGTGGTGGCCGCGGCCTGGTGCATACAGTCCGGCGAAGCCAACCTCGGCCGCGCGCTGGAGTTCAAGGCCGGAGTCAACCCGATGCTTGCCGTACTGGGCGCGGCATTGCTGGCGTTCTATTCGTTCGTCGGTTTTGAAACGTCGGCCAACCTGGCCGAAGAAATACGCGGCGTGCGCAAAGTGTATCCGCGTGCGCTGTTTGCTGCGCTGGTGACGGCGGGCGTCGTATATATGGCGGTCGGTGTCGCCGCTTCGGTGGTGCTGCCGATGGACAAGCTGACGGCCACATCCGCGCCGTTGCTCGAAGTGGTGCGTGCCTCGGGCTTGAGCATCCCGCCCCAGCTCTTCGCCTTCATCGCGCTGGTGGCGGTCGCCAACGGTGCGCTGCTGACCATGGTAATGGCCAGCCGCCTGGCCTATGGCATGGCCCGCATGGGCCTGTTGCCGGAGCCACTTTCGCACGTGCTGCCCAAGCGGCGTACGCCTTGGGTCGCGATCATCGCCAGCACCCTGGTGGCCATCGCCCTGACCTTGACGGGTACCCTCGCGGCGCTGGCCGAGACGGTCGTGCTGTTGCTGCTCTTCGTGTTCCTCAGCACCAACCTGGCGGTGCTGGTACTGCGCCGCGACACCATCACCGAACAGCATTTTCGCGTGCCGACCTGGGTGCCGGTGCTGGCAATTGTTTCGTGCTTGATCCTGCTCAGCCAGCAAAGCCTGGACACCTGGCTGCGCGGTGGCGCGCTGATGCTGCTGGGCATGGCGCTGTACGCATGCAACCGCTTGGCGACACCGGCTGTAGGCCCAGGCTAA
- a CDS encoding dermonecrotic toxin domain-containing protein, giving the protein MDDNDLPYFFTETLATREHLTERQRARKFTLEDLAWLDNAYLADDAARIGQPQPMHVEAIAVTPFGAPPIELAGACLLSPSPDGSVFLYTPSRGLEKFESRATVLAQLSTWLKPSEQQEALAGYLSIAQRQTLKNNDALTITVHPIVGAVFEALHRTIAYNQVDNAQQVLDELGMLPSFTSMLDQYLTEALRIRFPDLDQRKTRVNSFATETTRARDGTLTSTKRPIASRSLSVTVLDYFVANSWPVGETRQYSHPEWPTSTEQTASHTDDQLHWERAVQELAHGLKYHITQQLSTFWKSESQTGLSRLNLIAIAMADKFRAALLDQQQQNYLSPQQRLALQALPLTEKMTSSPTIKIEKTLLGSSDMTYVELAGTLVFSQQESTSNPQAILLYTQSQGFQTFNDLTRLKSYLLNMLNTVRKPDLWMGYLSRPQRYSIIDFVRLSIITAPTTEALFPGLAQSIIEKQAQNLEFALDLYRQSKGTIDINATIDNLLDVRAMIDRQLLELDAQGRWSTQLSASWHPSPPPSVLPAAQAELQKLERIDNEVNSKVATRPTLQQCAAALLNSLMANAQRGNLHASNIFLNQYPGPPSEIEGRSPTTSISMVEYFLQRLCAEAEVAPNTPHYGLFTAISAGVATKLSNLDIRTFNALIDSALKQFPDYLRRIHNIFPDLSTLFETALTGGLRGEVLLRGLNQSLLPVDQAVILEVLNSYKRDMRRSLNGFRPDAFALTLNSQELTAPVTLTGCFLLTERGGQDVLYSGRAILWTSALGLETFDSLAHAKTELTERLADADERLALIEHLAPSLQLPSHRYTLGALQLIEDNLGAHHQQTWADQKRWEQNQILGSTLSSQQLRNIWQVHITQSVPANNLKRAMAIAKALIFQQSLPQWLGMAPERDQQLHVELLEQYRNNVQDNQDYLHGIESIQSFTRKKLSTLLRSIAPQSALTPDQINVTFTTSNAGAQRTVTLVNYALLHRDQRAIVPPRFTSTGAQLFSTMVDGRTLNIQLQALTLGSDYQTYLKTMLGAGTPGQAERQQLFARQLPWQLLQYAHAQMLQKNLSETAFGFIQQVFDMPDAIARAAVIDTNATIRPLEFLTSAASTAIKVTGVYLISPTTGQGPHILYAPYSQSHDFKEYLDEASLLTELSRPGELQTWIFRLLGDAHQTTLTSFFVQSANTASTLRLTSNPITGPLFNRLFTDNLEVLTMLLGCQFITNAHAHWNWVIDIFKSAIYQGVLFLAGKLAYPWIVWQSFKLFMASAENLQGHHWREAMDNFISGVAELAMLRQSMPETGEQVSRSSPETILSTPPKSTASEAVAKWPALDITAPERTELQAYALTDRALQDLNKIDRLGLYQSEQNHYYAPVEGKVVQVTKQGERWRISHGREIGPYVYKNTREQWMLSSPVPLRSARRALSRLSNRFYSSPFARQSMNIQASGMQAIRTLYPVQALMITEALTLATYYAKNARDNLRLLANAPQALTRSLTHIKKFFGLQTVETDHLIRIQFAVDLIYNALTEPSLTNAQSIRFVMGESRMTPPPGTEQVLAFTLVPDTHNIIYLTAAFFKPTLNYNNLLREPFYVNVHARAVTLIHELTHHVSGTHDIAYLESVHPYPDLIDTHTPQGRIAKAFVERSQNAPLSSNTPPNELFQVLDSTASTLIDPEGSLLHHILRVTGGQTLDDARQIFSTDPLRRVISILSNADSTALLISRLGRQLDTPPSPTGSLEWALEGNAAP; this is encoded by the coding sequence ATGGACGACAACGATTTACCGTACTTCTTCACTGAAACGCTAGCTACAAGAGAACACCTGACCGAACGCCAGCGGGCGCGAAAATTTACGCTGGAGGACTTGGCCTGGCTTGACAATGCCTATCTTGCCGACGACGCGGCTCGTATTGGCCAGCCGCAGCCGATGCACGTCGAAGCTATCGCCGTGACCCCTTTCGGGGCCCCACCGATTGAGCTCGCAGGTGCATGTCTGTTGAGTCCTTCTCCTGATGGCAGTGTTTTCCTGTACACGCCTAGTCGGGGATTAGAGAAGTTTGAGAGTCGAGCCACAGTCCTCGCGCAACTGAGTACCTGGTTGAAGCCCTCCGAGCAGCAAGAAGCATTGGCGGGCTACTTATCCATCGCGCAGCGGCAAACTCTGAAAAATAATGATGCGTTGACAATCACCGTCCATCCCATCGTGGGCGCTGTCTTCGAAGCACTGCACCGTACCATTGCATACAATCAGGTCGACAATGCACAGCAAGTGCTCGATGAACTGGGCATGCTGCCCAGTTTTACTTCAATGCTCGACCAGTATTTAACCGAAGCATTGCGCATACGATTTCCAGATCTGGATCAGCGCAAAACCCGCGTAAACAGCTTCGCCACCGAAACCACACGGGCTCGGGACGGCACGCTGACATCGACCAAACGGCCCATTGCGAGCCGCTCACTAAGCGTGACTGTCCTTGATTATTTTGTGGCCAACAGTTGGCCCGTGGGTGAAACCAGGCAGTACAGCCATCCAGAATGGCCCACCTCCACAGAACAAACCGCTAGCCATACCGACGACCAACTTCACTGGGAGAGAGCCGTACAAGAACTTGCCCACGGCTTGAAATACCATATCACCCAACAACTCAGCACATTCTGGAAGTCTGAGAGCCAAACGGGCTTATCACGGCTGAACCTGATAGCTATTGCCATGGCCGACAAATTTCGGGCTGCGTTACTCGACCAACAGCAGCAAAACTATCTGTCGCCCCAGCAACGCCTTGCGCTGCAAGCGCTCCCTCTTACAGAAAAAATGACATCCTCGCCTACCATCAAGATCGAAAAAACGTTGCTGGGGTCCTCGGATATGACCTATGTCGAGCTCGCGGGCACCTTGGTGTTCAGCCAGCAAGAAAGCACTTCCAACCCACAGGCCATTCTTCTCTACACACAATCCCAGGGTTTCCAGACGTTCAACGACCTTACGCGACTCAAATCTTATTTGTTGAACATGTTGAATACAGTGAGAAAGCCGGATCTATGGATGGGCTACCTCTCTCGACCACAACGCTACTCCATCATTGACTTCGTCCGATTGTCCATCATCACCGCACCCACCACCGAAGCCCTATTTCCTGGCCTAGCGCAGAGCATCATCGAAAAGCAGGCTCAGAACCTGGAGTTCGCTCTCGACCTGTACCGCCAAAGCAAGGGCACAATCGACATCAACGCTACAATCGATAATCTTCTTGATGTGCGCGCCATGATTGATCGCCAATTGCTGGAGCTCGACGCCCAAGGTCGCTGGAGCACTCAATTGTCAGCCTCATGGCACCCGTCACCGCCCCCCTCGGTTCTGCCAGCCGCTCAGGCTGAACTACAAAAACTCGAACGTATCGACAACGAAGTGAACAGCAAAGTCGCAACCCGTCCAACGTTGCAACAATGCGCCGCAGCCTTGCTCAATTCGCTAATGGCAAACGCACAACGAGGTAATCTGCACGCCTCGAATATTTTTCTAAACCAGTACCCTGGCCCGCCAAGTGAGATTGAGGGGCGCTCACCGACGACTTCCATCAGCATGGTGGAGTATTTTCTTCAACGACTTTGTGCAGAGGCGGAGGTTGCACCCAATACCCCTCATTACGGGCTATTTACAGCAATCTCCGCAGGTGTGGCCACAAAGCTCTCCAATCTGGACATACGAACCTTTAACGCACTGATCGACAGCGCCTTAAAGCAGTTTCCAGACTATCTGCGGCGCATCCATAATATCTTCCCTGACCTCTCGACCCTGTTTGAAACAGCGCTGACTGGCGGATTGAGGGGGGAAGTCCTACTCAGGGGGCTGAACCAATCGCTGCTGCCCGTTGACCAGGCGGTCATACTCGAGGTTCTGAATAGTTACAAGCGCGACATGCGCCGCAGTCTGAACGGCTTTAGACCTGACGCATTTGCCTTGACGCTGAACAGCCAAGAGCTGACAGCCCCCGTGACATTAACTGGCTGCTTCTTGCTGACAGAACGAGGCGGACAAGACGTGTTGTATTCCGGCCGCGCCATCCTGTGGACATCGGCCCTGGGGCTGGAAACATTCGACTCATTGGCCCATGCCAAGACCGAGTTGACTGAACGCCTGGCTGACGCTGATGAACGCTTGGCATTGATAGAGCATCTGGCACCATCGCTACAGCTCCCCAGCCATCGTTATACACTCGGCGCGCTCCAACTCATTGAAGATAACCTCGGCGCACATCACCAGCAAACTTGGGCCGATCAAAAGAGATGGGAACAAAACCAAATACTGGGTTCAACACTGTCCAGCCAACAACTGCGCAATATTTGGCAAGTCCACATCACGCAGAGCGTACCGGCGAACAATCTCAAGCGCGCCATGGCGATTGCCAAAGCCCTGATTTTTCAACAATCATTGCCTCAATGGCTTGGTATGGCCCCTGAGCGAGACCAACAGCTCCACGTCGAACTCCTGGAGCAGTACCGAAACAATGTGCAGGACAATCAGGATTATCTGCACGGCATCGAATCCATCCAAAGCTTTACTCGGAAAAAACTCTCCACCCTGTTACGGAGCATCGCCCCTCAAAGCGCCTTGACCCCTGATCAGATCAACGTAACGTTCACGACTTCCAACGCCGGCGCCCAACGAACGGTGACATTAGTTAACTATGCGTTGCTCCATCGCGACCAAAGGGCCATCGTTCCCCCACGTTTCACGTCGACTGGCGCACAACTCTTTTCCACAATGGTCGACGGGAGAACACTGAACATTCAGCTCCAGGCGCTGACACTGGGTAGTGACTATCAAACCTACTTGAAGACAATGCTGGGCGCCGGAACTCCAGGACAAGCAGAACGCCAGCAACTATTTGCAAGGCAACTGCCTTGGCAACTTTTACAATACGCTCATGCGCAAATGCTCCAAAAGAACCTCAGTGAAACCGCCTTCGGGTTTATTCAGCAGGTCTTCGACATGCCGGATGCGATCGCCCGTGCCGCCGTGATTGATACCAACGCTACTATTCGGCCACTGGAATTTCTGACCTCTGCCGCCAGTACTGCGATTAAAGTGACGGGCGTCTATCTGATCAGCCCAACAACCGGCCAGGGACCGCATATTCTGTATGCCCCCTACAGTCAAAGCCATGACTTTAAAGAGTACCTGGACGAAGCGAGTCTGCTGACTGAGCTGAGTCGGCCTGGCGAACTGCAAACTTGGATTTTCAGGCTGCTTGGGGACGCACACCAAACGACGCTGACTAGCTTTTTCGTTCAGTCGGCCAATACAGCAAGCACTTTGCGTTTGACTTCCAACCCCATCACCGGCCCACTGTTCAACCGCCTGTTTACCGATAATCTTGAAGTGCTTACGATGTTATTGGGCTGTCAATTTATTACCAATGCGCACGCGCACTGGAACTGGGTAATAGACATCTTCAAAAGCGCAATTTACCAAGGGGTTCTGTTTCTTGCCGGAAAACTGGCCTACCCCTGGATCGTCTGGCAGAGCTTCAAACTGTTCATGGCTTCTGCCGAGAATTTGCAGGGCCATCATTGGCGTGAAGCGATGGATAATTTCATCAGTGGTGTGGCAGAGCTGGCCATGCTGCGCCAATCGATGCCTGAAACCGGCGAACAGGTTTCCCGTTCTTCGCCAGAAACAATCCTGTCCACTCCCCCCAAAAGCACCGCAAGCGAAGCTGTGGCGAAATGGCCTGCCCTTGATATTACCGCCCCCGAACGAACAGAGTTGCAAGCTTATGCATTGACCGACAGGGCCCTGCAAGACCTGAATAAGATTGACCGCCTTGGACTCTACCAATCCGAGCAGAATCACTATTACGCTCCCGTCGAGGGTAAGGTCGTCCAAGTCACCAAACAGGGTGAACGGTGGCGGATCAGTCATGGCCGCGAGATCGGCCCTTACGTGTACAAAAACACCCGAGAACAGTGGATGCTCAGCAGCCCGGTACCGTTGCGCTCTGCACGCCGAGCGTTATCACGCCTGAGTAACCGGTTCTACTCATCGCCCTTTGCACGACAAAGCATGAACATCCAGGCCTCCGGCATGCAGGCCATCCGAACGCTTTACCCTGTACAAGCGCTGATGATCACTGAAGCCCTGACGTTGGCCACCTACTATGCAAAAAACGCCAGAGACAACTTACGTCTATTGGCCAATGCTCCCCAAGCGCTGACACGCTCGCTCACGCACATCAAGAAATTCTTCGGACTCCAGACGGTTGAAACCGATCACCTGATACGCATACAGTTTGCTGTTGATCTGATCTACAACGCTCTCACAGAGCCATCATTGACTAACGCCCAGTCAATCCGTTTTGTCATGGGGGAGTCACGCATGACTCCCCCTCCTGGAACCGAACAGGTGTTGGCGTTTACGTTGGTTCCAGACACTCATAACATCATCTACCTGACCGCAGCGTTTTTCAAACCGACACTCAATTACAACAACTTGCTGAGAGAACCGTTTTACGTCAACGTCCATGCGCGTGCGGTCACCCTCATTCATGAACTCACCCACCATGTCAGCGGAACCCACGACATCGCTTATCTAGAGTCGGTACACCCCTATCCAGATCTGATTGATACCCACACGCCACAAGGCCGAATTGCTAAGGCGTTCGTGGAGCGGAGTCAGAACGCGCCCCTGTCCAGCAACACACCGCCGAATGAGTTGTTTCAGGTCCTCGACTCAACAGCCTCGACCCTGATAGACCCCGAAGGCTCGCTTCTACATCACATTTTAAGGGTCACCGGCGGACAGACCCTTGACGATGCCCGGCAGATTTTTAGCACTGATCCACTGCGAAGGGTGATCAGTATCTTGAGCAATGCCGATTCCACAGCGTTATTGATCAGTCGCTTGGGTCGCCAGCTGGATACCCCACCCAGCCCAACTGGAAGCTTGGAATGGGCGCTGGAAGGCAACGCAGCCCCATAG
- a CDS encoding chemotaxis response regulator protein-glutamate methylesterase — MPTKKISVLLVDDSAVVRQVLLAIFNDTPDIHVMGAASDPIFAMDKLAREWPDVIVLDVEMPRMDGITFLRKIMSERPTPVVICSSLTQKGAETSLQALSAGAVEIITKPTTGLKNFLIESAAELVAAIRAAANSNVKNLGKRTVQPTPALAPPGKLSADAILPAANGHAMAQTTERIVAIGTSTGGTQALEAVLTALPRVCPGMVIVQHMPEKFTASFAERLNSVCQIEVREARNNDRILPGLALIAPGGKHLMVTRSGAYYHAQVIDGPLVNRHRPSVDVLFRSVAKFAGKNATGIIMTGMGDDGARGLKEMLEAGAATVAQDEASCVVFGMPKEAIKLNAAQRIMALENIHQAILYK; from the coding sequence ATGCCTACCAAAAAAATCAGCGTGCTGTTGGTCGATGATTCGGCCGTAGTACGGCAAGTGCTGCTGGCGATCTTCAACGACACGCCGGACATCCATGTGATGGGCGCCGCGTCCGACCCGATTTTCGCCATGGATAAACTGGCTCGGGAATGGCCAGACGTGATCGTGCTGGATGTCGAAATGCCGCGTATGGACGGCATCACCTTCCTGCGCAAAATCATGAGCGAGCGGCCGACACCGGTGGTGATCTGTTCCTCGCTGACCCAGAAAGGCGCCGAAACCTCCCTGCAGGCATTGTCGGCCGGAGCAGTGGAAATCATCACCAAACCCACCACCGGGCTGAAGAACTTCCTGATCGAATCGGCGGCCGAGCTGGTCGCGGCCATCCGCGCGGCGGCGAACTCCAACGTCAAGAACCTGGGCAAACGAACCGTCCAACCAACACCCGCCCTCGCGCCACCCGGCAAGCTCAGCGCAGACGCAATCCTGCCCGCCGCCAACGGCCACGCCATGGCCCAGACCACCGAACGCATCGTCGCCATCGGCACCTCCACCGGCGGAACCCAGGCCTTGGAGGCCGTGTTGACTGCTCTACCGAGGGTGTGCCCTGGCATGGTGATCGTGCAGCACATGCCCGAAAAATTCACCGCCTCCTTTGCCGAGCGCCTCAACAGCGTGTGCCAGATCGAAGTGCGCGAGGCGCGCAACAACGACCGCATCCTGCCCGGCCTCGCCCTGATCGCTCCCGGCGGCAAACACCTGATGGTGACCCGCAGCGGCGCCTATTATCACGCCCAGGTCATCGACGGCCCACTGGTCAACCGCCATCGCCCGTCGGTGGACGTGCTGTTCCGCTCGGTAGCCAAATTCGCCGGCAAGAACGCCACCGGCATCATCATGACCGGCATGGGCGACGACGGCGCACGCGGGCTAAAGGAAATGCTCGAAGCCGGCGCCGCCACGGTAGCCCAGGACGAAGCCAGTTGCGTGGTGTTCGGCATGCCCAAGGAAGCCATCAAGCTCAACGCCGCCCAGCGCATCATGGCGTTGGAGAATATTCATCAGGCGATTTTGTATAAGTGA
- the cheD gene encoding chemoreceptor glutamine deamidase CheD: protein MKKPADVVEVVLAPGQVSFATRPTRLRTLLGSCVAITFWHPQRLIGGMCHFMLPARSRKGQPLDGKYADEALELLLRHAHANGTQAQDYQVKLFGGGEMFPEQPRPLPAQDVASLNIRAALALAERHHLHLTAQDMGSTGYRTIVFDLWNGNVWVRHQPMGTFKKNAYQKNQRAVGR, encoded by the coding sequence ATGAAAAAGCCTGCCGATGTGGTCGAAGTGGTGCTGGCGCCGGGCCAAGTCAGTTTTGCGACGCGGCCGACACGCTTGCGTACCTTGCTCGGGTCCTGTGTGGCGATCACCTTCTGGCATCCGCAACGGCTGATCGGCGGCATGTGCCATTTCATGTTGCCGGCGCGCTCGCGCAAAGGTCAGCCCCTGGATGGCAAATATGCCGACGAGGCGCTCGAATTGCTGCTGCGCCACGCTCATGCCAACGGCACGCAGGCCCAGGACTATCAGGTCAAGCTGTTCGGCGGCGGCGAGATGTTCCCCGAACAGCCGCGCCCCCTCCCGGCGCAGGACGTGGCCAGCCTAAATATTCGCGCAGCGCTGGCCCTGGCCGAGCGCCATCACCTACACCTGACCGCTCAGGACATGGGCAGTACCGGCTATCGCACTATTGTGTTCGACCTGTGGAACGGCAACGTCTGGGTCCGGCACCAACCAATGGGAACATTCAAAAAAAATGCCTACCAAAAAAATCAGCGTGCTGTTGGTCGATGA
- a CDS encoding protein-glutamate O-methyltransferase CheR, which yields MPDTSPLDDREFGQFQSWLYRAAGINLSPAKKALVAGRLFKRLKHYELQSYGEYFKLIMSDQRKGELQVALDLLTTNETYFFREPKHFDFLRQQVLPKAPPGKLFRVWSAASSSGEEPYSLAMTLAENLGTTPWEVIGSDISTQVLAKARNGHYSMERAGTLAQPLLVKYCLKGTGRQHGTFLIEKALRNRVNFIQVNLNEPLPGLGEFDVIFLRNVMIYFDQQTKSQVVARLLPLLKSGGYFIISHSESLNGVNDTLKLVAPSIYRKP from the coding sequence ATGCCAGACACCAGCCCACTCGATGATCGTGAATTCGGCCAGTTCCAGTCCTGGCTGTACCGCGCGGCCGGCATCAACCTGTCGCCCGCCAAGAAAGCCCTGGTGGCCGGGCGGCTGTTCAAACGCCTCAAACACTACGAACTGCAGAGCTACGGCGAGTACTTCAAGCTGATCATGAGCGACCAGCGCAAGGGCGAGCTGCAAGTTGCGCTGGACCTGCTGACCACCAACGAGACCTACTTTTTCCGCGAGCCCAAGCACTTCGACTTCCTGCGCCAGCAGGTGCTGCCCAAGGCGCCGCCGGGAAAACTGTTTCGCGTGTGGAGCGCGGCCAGCTCTTCGGGCGAAGAGCCCTACAGCCTGGCGATGACGCTGGCGGAGAACCTGGGCACCACGCCCTGGGAAGTCATCGGTTCGGACATCAGCACCCAGGTGCTGGCCAAGGCACGCAACGGGCATTACTCCATGGAGCGCGCCGGCACCCTGGCCCAGCCGCTGCTGGTCAAATATTGCCTCAAGGGAACAGGGCGCCAGCACGGGACTTTCCTGATCGAAAAGGCCCTGCGCAACCGGGTCAACTTTATCCAGGTCAACCTGAACGAACCGCTGCCCGGCCTGGGCGAGTTCGATGTGATCTTCTTGCGCAACGTGATGATCTATTTCGACCAGCAGACCAAAAGCCAGGTGGTCGCCAGGCTGCTGCCGCTGCTCAAATCCGGCGGTTACTTCATCATCAGCCACTCCGAAAGCCTCAACGGCGTCAACGACACGTTGAAGCTGGTCGCGCCATCGATTTATCGCAAGCCATGA
- a CDS encoding chemotaxis protein CheW, which translates to MGAVMTTRHTAVAAGEDAQYLTFMLGGEMFAIGILGIKEIIEYGSLTVVPMMPAFVRGVINLRGAVVPVVDLSARFGRPNSSITRRSCVIIIEAITEDGQPQDIGLLVDTVSAVQEIPATQIEPPPNFGARIRADFISGMAKVDGKFVIVLEVDKVLSIDEMSSLAETGQALALDLDAR; encoded by the coding sequence ATGGGCGCAGTGATGACTACCCGCCATACCGCCGTCGCGGCAGGCGAGGATGCGCAATACCTGACCTTTATGCTCGGTGGCGAGATGTTCGCCATCGGCATTCTGGGCATCAAGGAAATTATCGAATACGGCAGCCTGACCGTGGTGCCGATGATGCCCGCCTTCGTGCGCGGCGTGATCAACCTGCGCGGCGCCGTGGTGCCGGTGGTCGATCTGTCGGCGCGCTTTGGCCGGCCGAACTCGTCGATCACCCGGCGTTCGTGCGTGATCATCATCGAGGCCATCACCGAAGACGGCCAGCCGCAGGATATCGGGCTGTTGGTCGACACCGTTTCCGCCGTGCAGGAAATCCCGGCGACACAGATCGAACCGCCACCCAACTTCGGCGCACGCATCCGCGCGGATTTCATCAGCGGCATGGCCAAGGTCGATGGCAAGTTCGTGATTGTGCTTGAGGTGGACAAAGTGCTGTCCATCGACGAGATGTCCAGCCTGGCCGAGACTGGCCAGGCGCTGGCTCTCGACCTCGACGCGCGTTGA